In Thermodesulfovibrionales bacterium, the following proteins share a genomic window:
- the rpsE gene encoding 30S ribosomal protein S5, whose protein sequence is MGRIDPDGLTLKDRVVFINRVAKVVKGGRRFSFSALVVVGDGGGIVGIGKGKAAEVPEAIRKAVEQAKKSLMRFPIKDGTIPHRIIGKYGSGSVVMNPALKGTGLIAGGAVRAILEVAGIHDIVAKSLGGHNPYNTVKATLDGLSRLKDPGVVTKLRKRSEEEQENQEAKE, encoded by the coding sequence GTGGGAAGGATTGACCCGGACGGACTGACTCTGAAAGACAGGGTTGTATTCATCAACAGAGTTGCTAAGGTTGTGAAAGGTGGAAGGAGGTTCTCCTTTAGCGCCCTTGTTGTCGTGGGCGATGGGGGTGGTATCGTCGGTATCGGAAAAGGTAAAGCTGCCGAGGTCCCTGAGGCAATCAGGAAGGCTGTTGAGCAGGCCAAGAAATCCCTCATGAGATTCCCAATCAAGGACGGAACAATCCCCCACAGGATCATAGGCAAGTACGGGTCAGGCTCCGTGGTTATGAACCCTGCTTTGAAGGGCACAGGACTCATAGCGGGCGGCGCCGTAAGGGCGATCCTCGAAGTGGCGGGGATCCACGATATTGTCGCTAAGTCGCTTGGCGGACACAATCCATACAATACGGTTAAGGCCACGCTCGATGGCTTGTCGAGGCTGAAGGATCCTGGCGTTGTCACCAAATTACGGAAGAGGTCAGAAGAAGAACAAGAGAATCAGGAAGCAAAGGAATAG
- the rplO gene encoding 50S ribosomal protein L15 translates to MRIEDLEPAKGSRKRCKRVGRGVGSGHGKTSCKGHKGQKARSGGGKGAGFEGGQMPMQRRLPKRGFNNEPFSREYAVVNLKDLARIEDIDLITPDLLYERWIVKDMKDGLKILGDGEIIRAVTIRAHAFSAAAIDKITKAGGKAEVI, encoded by the coding sequence ATGAGGATAGAGGATTTAGAGCCGGCAAAGGGCAGTAGGAAAAGGTGTAAGAGGGTCGGTCGGGGTGTTGGTTCAGGCCACGGCAAGACTTCCTGTAAGGGACATAAGGGACAGAAGGCAAGATCGGGCGGAGGCAAAGGCGCAGGCTTTGAGGGAGGTCAGATGCCGATGCAGAGACGTCTGCCGAAACGCGGTTTTAACAATGAGCCCTTTTCGAGAGAGTATGCGGTCGTCAACCTGAAAGACCTTGCAAGGATAGAGGACATCGATCTCATAACCCCTGATCTCCTCTACGAGAGATGGATCGTCAAGGATATGAAGGATGGTCTCAAAATTCTCGGCGACGGCGAAATCATCCGTGCCGTGACGATCAGGGCTCATGCCTTTAGTGCTGCTGCGATCGATAAGATAACGAAGGCCGGCGGTAAGGCAGAGGTGATCTGA
- the secY gene encoding preprotein translocase subunit SecY: MRIITVFQNIFKIAELKSRVLFTLALLAVYRVGAHVPTPGINGEELSKFLTEKGGALMGFFDMFSGGALSRVTIFALGIMPYISASIILQLLTVVIPAIGKMAKEGEAGRKKIIKYTRYGTVVISAIQSFGIAVGLEGMAQGAFIQNPGWSFRLLTMITLTAGTAFIMWLGEQITERGIGNGISLIIFAGIVARFPNAIVSTFRLIQANELSIFFVIFLVAMMVAVVGSIVFIERGQRKIPVQYAKRVVGRKVYGGQSTHLPLKINTSGVIPPIFASSIIMFPATVAGFIPIPWVQSIARGLSPGTLPYTALYVGMIFFFSYFYTAIIFNPVDIADNLKKYGGYIPGIRPGQKTSEYIYKVLSRLTFVGAIYLAIICVLPEFLIKKFNVPFYFGGTSLLIVVGVALDTVSQIESHLLTRSYEGFLKKGRIKGRR, encoded by the coding sequence TTGCGTATCATCACCGTTTTCCAGAACATCTTTAAAATTGCAGAGTTGAAGAGCAGGGTGCTTTTCACCCTTGCGCTCCTCGCAGTATACAGGGTAGGTGCCCACGTACCGACGCCAGGGATAAACGGTGAGGAGCTCAGCAAATTCCTTACGGAAAAGGGCGGAGCCCTGATGGGATTCTTCGATATGTTTTCCGGAGGTGCGCTCTCAAGAGTCACGATCTTTGCCCTCGGCATCATGCCTTATATCAGTGCTTCCATCATCCTTCAGCTCCTTACGGTTGTAATCCCCGCTATAGGAAAGATGGCAAAAGAAGGGGAAGCGGGAAGAAAAAAGATTATCAAGTATACGAGGTATGGAACGGTCGTCATCAGCGCCATACAATCCTTTGGCATTGCCGTGGGTCTTGAAGGCATGGCTCAGGGCGCGTTTATACAGAATCCGGGCTGGTCGTTCAGGCTTCTCACGATGATCACCCTTACTGCCGGAACGGCCTTTATCATGTGGCTTGGCGAGCAGATTACCGAGCGAGGGATCGGGAACGGAATATCCCTCATTATCTTTGCCGGCATTGTGGCGCGGTTCCCAAACGCGATTGTCAGTACCTTCAGGCTGATCCAGGCCAATGAACTCTCCATTTTCTTCGTGATCTTTCTCGTGGCGATGATGGTAGCCGTTGTCGGGAGCATCGTTTTTATCGAACGCGGTCAGAGAAAGATCCCGGTTCAATACGCAAAGAGGGTCGTCGGCAGGAAGGTCTACGGAGGCCAGAGTACCCATCTTCCCTTAAAGATCAATACCTCAGGTGTTATCCCCCCGATATTTGCGTCCTCGATCATCATGTTTCCTGCAACCGTTGCAGGATTCATCCCCATACCCTGGGTACAGAGCATCGCAAGAGGGCTCTCTCCGGGCACGCTGCCTTATACGGCGCTCTATGTCGGCATGATCTTCTTCTTCAGCTATTTTTATACGGCTATTATTTTCAATCCCGTTGATATCGCCGATAACCTCAAGAAATATGGTGGTTATATACCGGGAATAAGGCCGGGCCAAAAGACATCTGAATATATCTATAAGGTGCTTTCGCGATTGACCTTCGTCGGCGCCATATATCTTGCGATTATCTGTGTATTGCCTGAATTCCTGATAAAAAAATTCAATGTGCCTTTTTATTTCGGCGGCACGTCGCTCCTGATTGTTGTCGGAGTCGCCCTGGATACCGTTTCTCAGATTGAGTCACACCTCCTGACTAGGTCATACGAGGGATTCCTCAAGAAGGGAAGGATTAAGGGGAGGAGATGA
- the map gene encoding type I methionyl aminopeptidase has protein sequence MIIIKSPQEIDRMAQACRIVAETLGAIQEIVKPGITTRDIEGFAEKMVLAKMGILAFKGYRGYPSGICTSVNNVVVHGIPSSLRLKEGDIISLDLGVYQNGFYGDAAVTLPVGRVSRDAERLLRVTEESLYLGIEQAIPGNRVSDISCAVQRHVEAHGFSVVRAFVGHGIGRSLHEEPQVPNYGSPGQGPRLRSGMTLAIEPMVNAGGYEIMVLDDGWTAVAADGSLSAHFEHTVALTGTDVRILTKID, from the coding sequence ATGATCATCATAAAATCTCCGCAGGAGATAGATCGGATGGCTCAGGCTTGCAGGATCGTTGCTGAAACCCTTGGAGCAATTCAAGAGATCGTCAAGCCGGGCATCACGACGAGGGATATCGAAGGGTTTGCTGAAAAGATGGTCCTGGCGAAAATGGGGATCCTCGCATTCAAGGGATACAGGGGCTATCCTTCCGGGATATGCACCTCTGTCAACAATGTGGTTGTTCACGGTATCCCATCATCCTTGAGGTTGAAGGAAGGTGACATCATAAGTCTCGATCTTGGGGTGTATCAGAATGGCTTTTATGGTGATGCTGCCGTTACACTACCTGTCGGCAGGGTGAGCCGGGATGCCGAAAGGCTCCTCAGAGTGACAGAAGAATCCCTTTACCTGGGCATCGAACAGGCAATCCCGGGAAACAGGGTTTCTGATATTTCCTGTGCCGTCCAGAGGCACGTGGAGGCCCACGGTTTTTCGGTTGTAAGGGCATTTGTGGGGCACGGGATCGGGAGATCACTGCATGAAGAACCGCAAGTCCCGAATTATGGCTCTCCAGGACAGGGACCCCGATTACGGTCGGGTATGACCCTTGCCATTGAGCCTATGGTGAACGCAGGAGGCTACGAAATTATGGTTCTCGACGACGGCTGGACTGCGGTGGCCGCTGACGGTAGTCTCTCGGCTCATTTTGAGCATACTGTTGCCCTGACCGGAACCGATGTAAGAATATTGACGAAGATCGATTGA
- the infA gene encoding translation initiation factor IF-1: MPKEENIEVQGTILETLPNAMFRVELENGKVILAYVSGKMRMHFIKILPGDKVTVELSPYDLTKGRITYRFK, from the coding sequence ATGCCGAAGGAAGAGAATATAGAGGTTCAGGGCACTATTCTGGAGACCCTTCCAAATGCTATGTTCAGGGTAGAGCTTGAGAACGGGAAGGTCATCCTCGCCTATGTGTCGGGGAAGATGAGGATGCATTTTATCAAGATATTACCGGGGGACAAGGTTACGGTCGAACTTTCGCCCTATGACCTCACAAAGGGTAGGATAACGTACCGGTTTAAATAG